A genomic region of Trifolium pratense cultivar HEN17-A07 linkage group LG3, ARS_RC_1.1, whole genome shotgun sequence contains the following coding sequences:
- the LOC123915968 gene encoding protein LURP-one-related 4-like: MPKVYPHQESTRQCLNKRETYTVWMKSLVLHSNGCTVYNSNGKIVYRVDNYDRKGSREVNLMDLQGNLLCTIKKRLLAFGSWKGHKYCRNSNSRSQEQQPWFEVKRCNKIITGKIACHIKMGSQKLCIERMSIGKSLAFRIVNKLNGEIIAEAKQKQSSTGVVLSNDVLTLNLAAGTDHSLIMALITVYGLICGLM; this comes from the coding sequence atgcCAAAGGTATATCCTCATCAAGAATCCACAAGACAGTGTCTTAATAAAAGAGAAACATATACTGTATGGATGAAATCACTTGTTCTACACTCTAATGGTTGTACTGTCTATAATTCGAACGGTAAAATCGTTTATCGAGTTGATAACTATGACAGAAAAGGTAGCAGAGAAGTTAATCTAATGGATCTACAAGGTAATCTTCTTTGTACCATCAAAAAGAGATTATTAGCTTTTGGAAGTTGGAAAGGACACAAATATTGCAGAAATTCTAATAGTAGAAGCCAAGAGCAACAACCATGGTTTGAAGTTAAAAGATGTAATAAGATTATCACAGGGAAAATAGCTTGCCATATTAAAATGGGGTCCCAAAAATTGTGCATAGAAAGAATGAGTATTGGAAAATCACTTGCTTTTCGGATAGTAAACAAATTAAACGGAGAAATCATTGCAGAGGCAAAGCAAAAACAATCATCTACAGGAGTTGTTTTGAGTAATGATGTTCTAACTTTGAATTTGGCAGCTGGAACAGATCATTCACTTATAATGGCTTTGATTACAGTCTATGGATTGATATGTGGTTTAATGTAG
- the LOC123915967 gene encoding probable LRR receptor-like serine/threonine-protein kinase At1g63430: MKLLCTSLLFLGLVSMLSFVASGLVASNEVSALTTFKEAVYEDPLMVLSDWNTLDSDPCDWNGVSCTESGDHVIKLNMSGALLRGFLAPEIGKITYLQELILDGNKLIGIIPKEWSALKSLKVLDLGKNQLSGPIPPEIGNLTEIVKINMRSNGLTGRLPPELANLKYLQELRLDRNKLEGSIPASRTSNSPSNKHQMYASNANSTGFCRLSLKFADFSYNFLVGSIPKCLEYLPRTSFQGNCLHVKDIKQRTKVQCAGASPAQGHPVVKPHSKAVHLSKHKGSSKPAWLLALEIATGTMVGALFLIGILTAIQRCNNKSSIIIPWKKSASEKEQIAVSIDSEMLKDVTRYSRQELEVACEDFSNIIGSSPDSVVYKGTMKGGPEIAAISLCIKEENWTGHLELYFQREVADLARINHENTGKLLGYCSESSPFTRMLVFDYASNGTLYELLHCYEEGFQLSWTRRMKIIIGIARGLKYLHTEIEPPFTISELNSNAIYLTEDFSPKLVDFESWKTILERSEKNSGSVSSQGTVCTLPNSLQARYLDTKGNIYAFAVLVLEIISGRSPYCKDEGYLMDWARDYLELPEVMSNLVDPELKHFGSDDLKVLCEVITLCISPEPDVCPSMRELCSMLESRIDTSISVELKSLAWAELALSP, translated from the exons atgaagttGTTGTGTACTTCATTGTTGTTTTTGGGTTTGGTTTCTATGCTCTCTTTTGTAGCTTCTGGTTTGGTGGCATCAAATGAAG TTTCGGCGCTTACAACCTTCAAAGAAGCTGTGTATGAGGATCCACTTATGGTTTTGTCCGATTGGAATACTTTGGATTCAGATCCTTGTGACTGGAATGGAGTTTCATGCACCGAGTCTGGAGATCATGTCATCAAGCT AAACATGTCAGGGGCATTACTAAGAGGGTTTCTTGCTCCAGAAATTGGGAAAATAACCTACTTGCAAGAACT AATCCTGGATGGTAACAAACTCATTGGAATAATACCGAAAGAATGGAGCGCCTTAAAATCGCTTAAGGTGTTGGATTTGGGAAAAAATCAGTTATCAGGACCAATTCCTCCAGAGATTGGAAATTTGACCGAAATCGTAAAAAT AAATATGCGTTCCAATGGTTTGACTGGTAGGTTACCTCCAGAGCTTGCAAATTTGAAATACCTTCAAGAACTTCGGTTAGATAGGAATAAGCTTGAAGGGTCTATTCCTGCTTCTAGAACTTCAAATTCTCCTTCAAATAAGCATCAAAT GTATGCCTCAAATGCAAATTCGACTGGCTTCTGTCGTTTGTCACTTAAATTTGCAGATTTTTCATATAACTTTTTGGTTGGTAGCATACCGAAATGCTTGGAGTATCTTCCAag AACTAGCTTTCAAGGGAATTGCCTCCATGTCAAAGACATAAAACAGCGGACTAAAGTTCAATGTG ctGGAGCTTCACCTGCTCAGGGCCATCCAGTAGTGAAGCCCCATTCTAAAGCTGTACATTTATCAAAGCATAAAGGAAGCTCAAAACCTGCTTGGCTTTTGGCTCTAGAAATAGCGACCGGAACCATGGTTGGTGCTCTCTTTCTGATTGGTATTCTCACTGCCATACAAAGATGTAACAACAAATCATCCATCATTATTCCTTGGAAGAAATCTGCAAGCGAAAAAGAGCAAATTGCAGTATCTATAG ATTCTGAGATGTTGAAAGATGTGACGAGGTATAGCAGACAAGAGCTTGAGGTGGCTTGCGAAGACTTCAGCAACATAATCGGATCCTCGCCGGATAGTGTGGTCTACAAAGGTACAATGAAAGGTGGACCTGAGATTGCTGCAATTTCCCTCTGCATCAAGGAAGAGAATTGGACTGGACACCTTGAACTTTATTTTCAGAGAGAG GTGGCAGACTTGGCAAGGATAAATCATGAGAATACAGGAAAGCTACTAGGCTATTGTAGTGAGAGCAGTCCATTTACAAGGATGCTGGTTTTTGATTATGCATCAAATGGCACACTTTATGAACTCTTACATTGTT ATGAAGAAGGGTTCCAGTTATCATGGACGCGGCGCATGAAAATTATCATAGGCATTGCGCGGGGACTAAAGTATTTGCACACTGAAATTGAACCTCCGTTCACTATCTCAGAGTTGAATTCCAATGCTATATACCTTACAGAAGATTTTTCCCCCAAG CTGGTTGATTTTGAAAGTTGGAAGACGATTCTCGAAAGATCAGAAAAAAATTCTGGTTCCGTTAGCAGCCAAGGCACTGTTTGTACTCTTCCAAACTCACTTCAAGCACGTTATCTTGATACCAAAGGAAATATTTATGCTTTTGCAGTACTTGTACTTGAGATTATCAGTGGGAGATCTCCATACTGCAAGGACGAAGGGTACTTAATGGATTGG GCTAGGGATTATCTTGAATTGCCAGAAGTAATGTCAAATTTGGTGGATCCTGAGTTGAAACATTTTGGATCTGATGATCTCAAAGTATTATGTGAGGTGATAACACTTTGTATTAGTCCTGAACCTGATGTATGTCCATCAATGAGAGAATTATGCAGCATGCTAGAGAGCAGAATTGACACATCAATAAGTGTGGAGCTCAAATCTTTAGCTTGGGCTGAACTAGCACTTTCACCATAA